GCTAAAATGTTCCGGAGTTTCTTTGAATAGACTTTGGGCAAGACGTTATGGAACCAAATACAACGGTACACCATATATAGTTCAGAGGGCAGGAGAAGCCGTTTATTCTGAAACTGGAAAAGAGCAGATAAAAAAGCAAATTGATTATTATAAAAATAATGCCAAAATAATTCTGGAAGGATTAAAAGCAGCAGGTTACTCTGTATATGGAGGGGTAAATGCACCCTATGTATGGCTAAAGACACCAAACAATATGACTTCATGGGATTTCTTTTATTATTTATTAGAAAGAGCAAATATTGTAGGTACGCCAGGAAGTGGATTTGGGCCAATGGGAGAAGGCTATTTTAGGCTTACAGCCTTTGGAACTTACGAAAATACAGTAGAGGCTGTTGAGAGGATTAAGAGACTTTAGAGATTTTTTATTGTCTGATTTCGCTCTCTTTTCTTCTGTTAATTCATTGGCTGTAGGAATATCTGATACTAATTTGCACTTTACAGTAATCAAATTTACTATAAAAGAATCATATTCATTCTTATTTATATTATTTTAGATCTTGACAAAGGAAACTATAAGGAATAGAATTAAAACAACTTTTATACATTGTGTAAAGTTATACTATGTATAAAATGATAAATATATATTGACATAGAACGTATTTAGGAGGTGCAAAATGGATACTAGGGAAATGATGGCTGAAAGCAGAATAGAAAGAAAGAAAAGGGATACCAGACAGAAAATTGTCAAGATTGCTATGGATTTATTCCACAGTCAGGGGTTTGATAATACAACAATGGAGCAGATAGCAGAAAAAACAGATATTGCGAGAAAAACTCTATATAACTACTTTCCAGTAAAAGAGGCTATAGTTGATGAATATGTAAGAGGGGTTTCACAGGAGTTAGCTAAAGAAAATTTTAAAACTATAAAGAACCTTGAAGATACCAAATCTCGTCTGCTGGCTGCTCTTAATCATTCTTATGATTGGGTTGAAAAAAATCCCGAAATTGCAGGAATATGCATTAATTACCGTCTAGGAAGCATGGGTAAGGAATCAGGATTTCAAAATGCTGAAACCGGAACTCAGAGTATCTTGAAAAAAATTATAAGTTTGGGACAAGAGGAAGGTGAAATAAAGTCTGATGTCTCAAGTGAACTATTGGTAAGACATATAGATCTTCTTAGAAGTACAATGACATTTGAATGGCTTAATGATCCCTCAAAGTTTGAACTTCACGAAGAAATATTTAAATTAGTAAGTTTATTCCTATATGGTGCGGCCAGCAAGGTAGATAGTTCTAAAAAATCTGATATGGATAAGTAAAGGGGGCTGTTTAAGATGAAGTATCTTTTGAATTGGAGAGAAGCTTTTGAATCAGCGGTATCAATGGTTGGAGGTAAAGGATGGAATTTAGGAAGGTTAGATCAATATGGTTTCAACATTCCTCAAGGAAAAGTATTGACTGCGAAGGCTTATGATGAATATATCAAGTACAATGAATTACAAAAAATAATTGATGAAGTTGTTTCAGCGACTACTCTGGAAAATTTGGGTGAAGTTTATGTTAAAGATAAATTGAGCCAGTTAAAGAAAAAAATAATAGGTGGCTCAATACCACCATCTATTATTCAGGAGTTATCTACATATATCAATAGCTGTGGGAAATTAAAAAAATCCTGGGCTGTGAGATCCTCTGCAGTTGCGGAAGATTCTAAAAAGGCATCCTTTGCTGGTATACATGATTCATTTTTGAATGTTTGCAGTTTAGATGACATACTGTCAGCGGTGAAAGGATGTTATGCTTCCATGTGGTCTCCTAGAGCTGTGGCATATCGCAAAAAGATGAATATAAGTGATGATGATGTAAAAGCAGCGGTAGCGGTCATGGAGATGGTGGAAGCTAAAGCTGCTGGAGTAGGTTTTACTTGCGATCTTTTATCAGGACGTCAGGATGTTATAGTGATTAACGCTAATTTTGGGTTGGGTGAGTCAGTGGTATCTGGTACAGTAGAGCCAGATACATATTATCTAGAAGCTGAAGCTTTAAATGCAAGTCCACATTTAATATCAAGAAAAATTGGACACAAGCAAGGGATGGTTGTCAAAAGTGAAAATGGTGGTACTCAATTTATTAAGTCAGAGAAAATGTCTTTACAGCAGGTACTGCAAGATAAGGAAATTGAAAAGCTTGGCAGGCTTTTGCTAAGAGTATTTGATGCCTTAGGTAATAGCAATCAGCATCAGGATGTGGAATGGGTTTATGATGGACATGATTT
The genomic region above belongs to Clostridium sp. AWRP and contains:
- a CDS encoding TetR/AcrR family transcriptional regulator, with amino-acid sequence MDTREMMAESRIERKKRDTRQKIVKIAMDLFHSQGFDNTTMEQIAEKTDIARKTLYNYFPVKEAIVDEYVRGVSQELAKENFKTIKNLEDTKSRLLAALNHSYDWVEKNPEIAGICINYRLGSMGKESGFQNAETGTQSILKKIISLGQEEGEIKSDVSSELLVRHIDLLRSTMTFEWLNDPSKFELHEEIFKLVSLFLYGAASKVDSSKKSDMDK